The following proteins come from a genomic window of Thermoproteus sp.:
- a CDS encoding ABC transporter permease has protein sequence MNTLKITSLFSLGLLFLFFLYPLLLLMYLGWGELATALTTGSFLQSVGLTVLISTASAAAAVLLGIPTAYVLARYEFKLKEVVEAVIDIPIVVPHTIVGIMVVLAFAAYGLGPAFSALGLKVIDALPGAIIAVSYLSATYAVRTIESAIRMLDPELENVARSLGAGPLRAFAAVVLPNIKRAVANGALLAWARAVSESGALLVVAYYVIWGRVSIYPAPIYIYQAYIGLGLDEAVKYSAALLLLVLAIFLAYRLALGHVGAKGA, from the coding sequence ATGAACACGCTCAAAATAACTTCCCTCTTTTCGTTGGGGTTGCTATTTCTATTCTTCTTGTATCCCCTACTCCTCTTGATGTACCTAGGGTGGGGCGAGCTGGCCACGGCCCTGACCACTGGGTCTTTCCTCCAGTCCGTCGGCCTCACCGTCCTTATCTCTACCGCCTCCGCCGCGGCGGCCGTCCTGTTAGGAATCCCGACCGCCTACGTCTTGGCCCGCTACGAGTTCAAGCTTAAGGAGGTGGTGGAGGCCGTAATAGATATACCCATAGTCGTGCCCCATACCATAGTCGGCATAATGGTGGTCTTGGCCTTCGCCGCCTACGGGCTCGGCCCCGCCTTCAGCGCCCTCGGGCTTAAAGTCATAGACGCGTTGCCTGGCGCGATAATAGCGGTGTCCTACCTCTCGGCCACATACGCCGTGAGGACTATAGAGAGCGCCATCAGGATGTTGGACCCCGAGCTGGAAAACGTGGCGAGATCTCTGGGGGCGGGCCCCCTCAGGGCCTTCGCGGCCGTGGTCCTCCCCAACATAAAGAGGGCTGTGGCCAACGGCGCGTTGCTGGCCTGGGCGAGGGCCGTATCGGAATCGGGCGCCCTGCTGGTAGTGGCCTATTACGTCATTTGGGGCAGAGTGTCTATATACCCAGCTCCCATATACATATATCAAGCCTATATAGGGCTGGGGCTGGACGAAGCGGTTAAATACTCCGCCGCGTTGCTCCTCTTGGTGTTGGCGATATTTCTGGCCTACAGGCTGGCCCTCGGCCATGTTGGAGCTAAGGGGGCTTAA
- a CDS encoding DUF3536 domain-containing protein: MIVIHGHFYQPPREDPWLEVILPEPSAAPYRHWNERIAHECYEPNALLGNYTWINFDFGPTLLDWLRRKRPHVYSAIIEADKIGVERWGHGNAIAHPYYHVILPLVDRKDKEVLVEWGIKHFERHFERYPEGMWLPEMAVDIETLEVLAEYDIKFTILTQRQIKGGRAGGPYEVLLPSGRKILVFVRDEALSDKIAFGGPDELPKALEAAPDSSLTLIALDGETFGHHKKGEEKVLAGAAAKYGFKMANLGYAAEKIRPQGVVEVLPGTSWSCPHGLGRWTRDCGCDGPAPWRQPLREAIGWLNDMVDSAFDDWSRRRGVDGHVLLRKYVEVLLGKRAEVFAEEAAPSVPPQELLRMLEMERAKLAANTSDAWFFARLGLEAGIAVKWAVRALELLGDKELLDKFIEMLKAIKGEPAGNAAALVPALRGPLVAASMALASHILGSAVEELGPYRISLNGAKAKIVDKRTLEVWELDYSEFGIPVLKKADLEDKA; this comes from the coding sequence GTGATCGTCATCCACGGCCATTTTTATCAGCCCCCTAGAGAGGACCCCTGGCTTGAAGTAATACTGCCCGAGCCGTCGGCCGCGCCGTATAGGCATTGGAACGAGAGGATAGCCCACGAGTGCTATGAGCCCAACGCGCTGTTGGGCAACTACACGTGGATCAACTTCGACTTCGGCCCCACTCTCCTCGATTGGCTTCGACGGAAGAGGCCCCACGTATACAGCGCGATCATCGAGGCCGATAAAATCGGCGTGGAGAGGTGGGGACACGGCAACGCCATAGCGCATCCCTACTACCACGTCATCTTGCCCCTCGTCGACCGGAAGGACAAAGAGGTGCTTGTGGAGTGGGGCATTAAGCACTTCGAGAGGCACTTCGAGAGGTACCCAGAAGGCATGTGGCTACCAGAGATGGCCGTGGACATAGAGACCTTGGAGGTGCTCGCCGAATACGACATAAAGTTCACCATACTGACCCAAAGGCAGATAAAAGGCGGGAGGGCCGGCGGGCCCTACGAGGTGTTACTGCCCTCGGGCAGGAAGATACTGGTGTTCGTGAGGGACGAGGCGCTCTCAGACAAAATAGCCTTCGGGGGCCCCGACGAGTTGCCTAAAGCCCTAGAGGCCGCGCCGGATAGCTCCTTGACGCTCATAGCGCTGGACGGAGAGACGTTCGGCCACCACAAAAAAGGCGAGGAGAAGGTGCTGGCGGGCGCCGCGGCTAAATACGGTTTCAAGATGGCCAATTTGGGTTACGCCGCCGAGAAGATAAGGCCCCAAGGCGTGGTGGAGGTGTTGCCGGGCACCTCCTGGAGTTGCCCCCACGGGTTGGGGAGGTGGACTAGAGATTGCGGCTGCGACGGGCCCGCGCCCTGGAGACAACCGTTAAGGGAGGCGATAGGCTGGCTAAACGACATGGTCGACAGCGCCTTCGACGACTGGAGCAGAAGGCGAGGCGTGGACGGCCATGTGCTTTTGAGGAAATATGTAGAGGTCCTTCTGGGGAAGAGGGCCGAGGTGTTCGCAGAGGAGGCGGCTCCCTCTGTGCCTCCACAAGAGCTGTTGAGGATGTTGGAGATGGAGCGGGCGAAGCTGGCCGCCAACACCAGCGACGCTTGGTTCTTCGCGAGGCTGGGTCTAGAGGCGGGCATAGCGGTCAAATGGGCCGTCAGAGCGCTGGAGCTACTGGGCGATAAGGAGCTTTTAGATAAATTCATAGAGATGCTTAAGGCCATTAAAGGCGAGCCTGCAGGCAACGCCGCTGCGTTGGTCCCGGCGCTTAGAGGGCCTTTGGTCGCCGCCTCCATGGCCCTCGCCTCACACATATTGGGGAGCGCGGTCGAGGAGCTGGGGCCTTACCGGATAAGCCTCAACGGAGCCAAAGCCAAAATAGTAGACAAGAGGACGTTGGAGGTCTGGGAGTTGGACTACTCCGAGTTCGGCATACCCGTATTAAAGAAGGCAGATTTGGAGGATAAGGCGTAA
- a CDS encoding pyridoxal phosphate-dependent aminotransferase, producing the protein MRTLSGRLEYLRESPTRKIDALRERLKREGRDVIVLSAGQPSIPPPIEVRRKMAELLEVESMELYGYTPSQGIYELREAVSEDLKRLGGLDVPPDQIVITAGGQAAMFSTLAAIIEPGDEVLLMDPTYFGYKPLIEYFGGKIVRHKTSLERDFQPDVEALKEQITPKTKAVVLVSPDNPTGRLLSPEAAKALADLAVDHDFWLITDEAYKTMIYEGEHVYLYKLAPEHTISINTFSKDPAIPGWRLGYVYGPRDVISKIKLMNEEMVYCPPSFAQKMVAIYLKSDVRTKYVREFVAAYRARRDMAVEALRRHVPDGVFKVPQGSMFIFVDLSKRIADGEAFAQRLLEEYSVAVVPGSYFSEVYKAAIRISFVAEKPERLVEGIKRIGEALGGPST; encoded by the coding sequence GTGAGGACCCTCTCGGGGAGGCTCGAATACCTAAGGGAAAGCCCAACTAGAAAAATAGACGCCCTAAGGGAACGGCTGAAGAGGGAGGGGCGAGATGTCATTGTCCTCTCGGCGGGACAGCCCAGCATACCCCCGCCTATAGAGGTCAGAAGGAAGATGGCCGAGCTGTTGGAAGTGGAGAGCATGGAGCTGTACGGCTACACGCCGAGCCAGGGCATATACGAGCTGAGGGAAGCCGTCTCGGAGGACTTAAAGAGGCTGGGCGGGCTGGACGTCCCGCCGGACCAGATAGTCATAACTGCAGGCGGGCAGGCGGCCATGTTCTCCACCCTGGCCGCAATAATAGAGCCGGGCGACGAAGTCCTATTAATGGACCCCACCTACTTCGGCTATAAGCCCCTCATAGAGTACTTCGGAGGGAAGATCGTGAGGCATAAGACCAGCTTGGAGAGAGACTTCCAGCCGGACGTTGAGGCGCTGAAAGAACAAATAACACCTAAGACCAAAGCCGTAGTCTTAGTGTCGCCCGACAACCCCACCGGGAGGCTGTTAAGCCCAGAGGCCGCAAAGGCCCTGGCCGACTTGGCGGTAGACCACGACTTCTGGCTGATAACCGACGAGGCGTATAAGACCATGATATATGAGGGCGAACACGTGTACCTATACAAGTTGGCGCCCGAACACACCATCTCCATAAATACCTTCTCCAAAGACCCGGCGATACCCGGCTGGAGGCTCGGCTACGTCTACGGGCCTAGGGACGTGATCTCCAAGATCAAGCTGATGAATGAGGAGATGGTCTACTGCCCGCCGTCCTTCGCGCAGAAGATGGTCGCCATATATCTCAAGTCGGACGTAAGGACTAAATACGTCAGGGAGTTCGTGGCGGCCTACAGAGCCAGAAGGGACATGGCCGTCGAGGCGCTGAGGCGCCATGTGCCGGACGGCGTCTTCAAGGTGCCGCAGGGCTCTATGTTCATCTTCGTCGACCTATCTAAACGTATTGCCGACGGCGAGGCCTTCGCACAGAGATTATTAGAAGAGTATTCAGTGGCCGTGGTGCCCGGTAGTTACTTCAGCGAGGTCTACAAGGCGGCCATAAGGATCTCCTTCGTCGCCGAAAAGCCAGAGCGCCTCGTGGAGGGCATCAAGAGGATAGGAGAGGCTCTCGGCGGGCCCTCGACCTGA
- a CDS encoding PaREP1 family protein, whose amino-acid sequence MERLKLPGEVVRRLKSAAEEAGVSLEDFLLEVVLAGADPPTKARTYVEVAAELLADAEGELKDGDLRQAGEKVWGAAALAVKAYAYWREGVRLSSHGELWRYKDVLTRELGDWARDAWMHAAAIHVNFYEGWATREDVEKALSLVRQLVEAVKAVVK is encoded by the coding sequence GTGGAGCGGTTAAAACTGCCCGGAGAGGTGGTCCGTAGGCTCAAGAGCGCCGCCGAGGAGGCGGGGGTTTCTCTTGAGGACTTCCTCTTGGAGGTGGTGCTGGCCGGCGCCGATCCGCCGACCAAGGCGAGGACTTACGTTGAGGTAGCGGCGGAGCTTCTGGCGGACGCCGAGGGGGAGTTGAAAGATGGCGATCTCCGCCAGGCCGGCGAGAAGGTCTGGGGCGCGGCGGCCTTGGCGGTCAAGGCTTATGCCTACTGGCGGGAGGGGGTTAGGCTGTCTAGTCACGGCGAGTTGTGGAGGTATAAGGATGTCTTGACGAGAGAGCTGGGCGATTGGGCTAGAGACGCTTGGATGCACGCCGCGGCGATACACGTAAATTTCTACGAGGGGTGGGCCACAAGGGAGGACGTAGAGAAGGCGCTGTCGCTAGTCAGACAGCTGGTCGAAGCCGTTAAGGCTGTCGTGAAGTGA
- a CDS encoding mechanosensitive ion channel family protein encodes MRRTTLALIRVVSELITIGLVGALLYVLVDLIAPSLKGVPTYVFDGIKAAIIIGAGVAGVKALGDFIVRALQPKIGDRAYSIGNTFKVLGYIAAITAGFLKLGVTSQIALLGGTVAGIVLGLALQPTLGNLFAGIIIMATNFVRVGDTVTILNWQVPYQWAFSPPYKYFSPDYILPGLKAKVVEVNLFYTVAVTDTGRELKIPNSILLGGAVVDESSAWSPTLRVNVRVELPLSVVDIDKLEDSVRSLLSDLGVEAVYINEQSDKDYVIVLARLLVPRNKDWRAVKSEALKRLLKMRAELIKANEARYLCLTRGVCK; translated from the coding sequence ATGAGGAGGACCACCCTCGCCCTTATAAGGGTAGTCTCGGAGTTAATAACCATAGGCCTAGTGGGCGCCCTTCTGTATGTCTTGGTGGATTTAATAGCGCCGAGCCTTAAGGGCGTCCCTACTTACGTCTTCGACGGGATCAAGGCGGCGATAATAATCGGCGCCGGCGTGGCGGGCGTGAAGGCCCTCGGCGATTTTATAGTTAGGGCCCTGCAGCCTAAAATAGGCGATAGGGCGTACTCTATAGGCAATACGTTTAAGGTGTTGGGCTATATAGCGGCCATAACTGCGGGCTTCTTGAAGCTCGGCGTGACCAGCCAGATAGCTCTGCTGGGCGGCACGGTGGCCGGCATTGTGCTGGGCTTGGCGCTACAGCCTACTTTGGGCAACCTCTTCGCTGGCATAATAATTATGGCCACGAACTTCGTGAGGGTCGGCGACACGGTCACTATACTGAACTGGCAGGTGCCCTACCAGTGGGCCTTCAGCCCTCCATATAAGTACTTCTCGCCAGACTACATCCTGCCCGGCCTCAAGGCGAAAGTCGTTGAGGTCAATCTGTTCTACACGGTGGCGGTGACGGACACGGGCAGGGAGTTGAAAATACCCAACTCTATCCTCCTCGGCGGCGCCGTGGTCGATGAATCCAGCGCCTGGTCGCCTACGCTCAGAGTCAACGTGAGGGTCGAGCTTCCTCTGTCTGTAGTGGATATAGATAAACTCGAGGACTCGGTGAGGTCCCTCCTGTCGGACTTGGGGGTAGAGGCCGTCTACATCAACGAACAGAGCGATAAGGACTATGTGATAGTCTTGGCGAGGCTCCTAGTCCCCAGAAATAAGGACTGGCGCGCCGTGAAGTCCGAGGCGCTCAAGAGGCTCTTGAAGATGAGGGCCGAGCTGATAAAGGCAAATGAGGCGCGCTATTTGTGCCTCACTAGGGGCGTCTGCAAGTAA
- a CDS encoding MBL fold metallo-hydrolase: MELIPIAEESLGVRSMALFVRTKDVAVLFDAGLSLSPRRFGLPPHPVELERVRELRERLLELASAADVITVSHYHRDHFTPWYKSAYMATEDDTYVRTYRGKLVLAKSPEGINWSQRRRHYGFKKAVGQIAQIEYADGKAYSFGGTTLRASPPLPHGPEGSKTGFVIAFVLEAEGERLLYMPDVQGPASDAALRFAQEAAPTIAIVGGPPTYLASMDWRPAVQNLARLALTPSLKLLVVAHHALRDADWKAKLELALKSASSAGVEVKTYAGLLGREDELLEAMRKELYRMMPAEPKELEGGEEE; the protein is encoded by the coding sequence GTGGAGTTGATACCGATTGCCGAGGAGAGCCTGGGCGTGAGGTCCATGGCGCTTTTCGTGAGGACTAAGGACGTAGCGGTGCTCTTCGACGCCGGCCTTTCCCTCTCGCCGCGCCGCTTCGGCCTTCCGCCCCATCCGGTGGAGCTGGAGAGGGTGAGGGAGTTGAGGGAGAGGCTTCTAGAGCTCGCCTCTGCGGCCGACGTGATTACCGTCTCGCACTACCATAGAGACCACTTCACGCCTTGGTATAAAAGCGCCTATATGGCCACCGAGGACGATACGTATGTGAGGACCTATAGGGGCAAGCTGGTCCTGGCCAAATCGCCTGAGGGGATAAACTGGAGCCAGCGGAGGCGCCACTACGGCTTCAAGAAGGCCGTGGGCCAGATAGCCCAGATAGAGTACGCAGACGGGAAGGCCTACAGCTTTGGGGGGACTACGCTGAGGGCCTCGCCGCCTCTGCCCCACGGCCCTGAGGGGTCTAAGACTGGATTCGTCATAGCTTTCGTTTTGGAGGCCGAGGGGGAGCGCCTGCTCTACATGCCCGACGTCCAGGGGCCCGCCAGCGACGCGGCCCTTCGCTTCGCCCAGGAGGCGGCCCCCACCATCGCCATTGTCGGAGGTCCCCCTACCTATTTGGCCTCGATGGACTGGAGGCCCGCCGTCCAGAACCTGGCCAGACTTGCCCTTACGCCCAGCCTCAAGCTCCTCGTAGTGGCCCACCACGCCCTTAGGGATGCCGACTGGAAGGCAAAGCTGGAGCTTGCGCTCAAGTCCGCCTCCAGCGCTGGCGTTGAGGTGAAGACCTACGCGGGGCTCCTGGGCAGGGAGGACGAGCTCCTCGAGGCCATGAGGAAAGAGCTATACCGGATGATGCCCGCCGAGCCGAAAGAGCTCGAGGGGGGAGAGGAGGAATGA
- a CDS encoding HEPN domain-containing protein — protein sequence MARGDVEVLRERALAFLESAKDDLRAGRVDIAAFHCEQAVQLALKYLLAREAGSYPHTHSLRRLFEEAARIRRDLWELYESRKMAFEVMEDAYIGARYLPRRYARDVVEELLRAAEEAVRACLK from the coding sequence GTGGCTAGGGGGGACGTTGAGGTATTGCGTGAGCGGGCTCTCGCGTTTTTGGAGTCGGCTAAAGACGATCTGAGGGCCGGCAGGGTAGACATAGCGGCATTCCACTGCGAGCAGGCGGTACAATTGGCTCTTAAGTACCTTCTGGCTAGGGAGGCGGGGAGCTACCCCCACACGCATTCGCTTAGAAGGCTCTTTGAGGAGGCGGCGCGCATAAGGCGGGACCTCTGGGAGCTGTACGAGAGTAGAAAGATGGCGTTCGAGGTCATGGAGGACGCCTATATCGGAGCCAGGTACCTCCCTCGCCGTTACGCCCGCGATGTGGTCGAAGAGTTGCTGAGAGCCGCCGAGGAGGCCGTGAGGGCATGTCTGAAATAG
- a CDS encoding nucleotidyltransferase domain-containing protein: MSEIGLRRKRALERWRDYAALICSIVKRRLPDAKVIAFGSVVRGDWTPDSDLDLLVVSDGVPQDAWGRASLSLELKEALGELGSLLEVHYATWDEYLGWYKRFIDVEEPLC, translated from the coding sequence ATGTCTGAAATAGGGCTTAGGCGCAAGAGGGCGTTGGAGCGCTGGAGGGACTACGCGGCGCTTATCTGTTCTATAGTTAAACGCCGTCTGCCCGACGCCAAGGTCATAGCCTTCGGTAGCGTCGTCAGGGGCGACTGGACTCCCGACAGCGACTTGGACCTCCTGGTGGTCTCGGACGGAGTCCCGCAGGACGCTTGGGGCAGGGCCTCCCTTTCCTTAGAGCTAAAGGAGGCGCTTGGGGAGCTTGGGTCCCTCTTGGAGGTCCACTACGCCACTTGGGACGAATACCTCGGCTGGTACAAAAGGTTTATCGACGTCGAGGAGCCCCTCTGTTAG
- a CDS encoding M42 family metallopeptidase has protein sequence MELEVLTKALGVSGFEEDVRRKILNAVGGGAEVDDFGNVVVRGRSQTAFVAHMDEVGLLVTSIEEDGRLKFRKVGGVDDRILPGSSVVLYNGDVKVEGVIGIAPPHFQQQQQSLSWQDLYIDIGATSRQEAESLGVGPMTPAAFQKRYVEMGRFVSATALDDRAGCWALLEARRRGADATFVWTVQEEVGIMGARALSGKLGVRNAVVVDTMACCHPNYTGSVKPGQGPVLRLFDNYGAYNNKLARRILEIAKKRGIPLQIGSGGGGTDAAAFFVAGIPTVSIGIPTKYSHSPVEMAHKDDLKHTVELLVALAEEL, from the coding sequence ATGGAGTTGGAAGTTCTGACCAAGGCCTTAGGGGTCTCCGGCTTCGAGGAGGACGTAAGGCGGAAGATTCTTAACGCCGTGGGCGGGGGCGCCGAGGTCGACGATTTCGGCAATGTGGTCGTGAGGGGGAGGTCCCAGACGGCCTTCGTGGCTCATATGGATGAGGTCGGCTTGCTGGTCACATCCATAGAGGAGGACGGCAGGTTGAAGTTCAGGAAGGTGGGAGGCGTCGACGATAGAATACTGCCGGGCTCCTCGGTGGTTCTCTACAACGGGGACGTGAAGGTCGAGGGGGTGATCGGCATAGCGCCTCCCCACTTCCAACAGCAACAACAATCTCTCTCTTGGCAAGACCTCTATATAGATATAGGGGCGACTAGCAGGCAGGAGGCGGAGTCCCTAGGCGTAGGGCCTATGACCCCCGCCGCCTTCCAGAAGAGGTACGTCGAGATGGGGCGCTTCGTCTCGGCCACGGCGCTGGACGATAGGGCCGGCTGTTGGGCCCTTCTGGAGGCCCGCAGGAGGGGGGCTGACGCGACCTTCGTCTGGACGGTCCAGGAGGAGGTAGGCATCATGGGGGCCAGAGCCCTTTCGGGCAAGCTGGGGGTCCGCAACGCCGTGGTGGTAGACACCATGGCCTGTTGCCACCCTAACTACACCGGAAGCGTCAAGCCAGGCCAGGGCCCCGTGCTGAGGCTCTTCGATAACTACGGCGCCTACAACAACAAACTCGCCAGGAGGATCCTCGAAATCGCCAAGAAGAGGGGCATACCGCTACAAATAGGTTCCGGCGGCGGCGGGACGGACGCGGCGGCGTTCTTCGTGGCCGGCATCCCCACCGTGTCCATCGGGATACCCACTAAATACTCCCACTCGCCCGTCGAGATGGCCCATAAGGACGACTTAAAGCACACGGTGGAGCTACTCGTCGCCCTCGCCGAAGAGCTCTAA
- a CDS encoding dihydroorotate dehydrogenase 2 has translation MLIPPASLVERIPPEVTRRLGKLFFSIPLPSCRPSTKWRIGRAETYGPVGVAAGLDKEGLYTRALSAFCPGFIVVGSTTARPRRGNKPPLTARLSPRSLVNAMGLPSPGLPVVLARISKVEYPLFVSVAGFTAEELLQQIEYVEKYGRNIEAIEVNLSSPTYKGAWDKAAPLLASAKKQLFIKVGPTSELRAYFELARRSGHGLVLTNTLPVDDRRIGVGRGGVSGLWLYSIMLKMLEKARAYLGRGVPIIAVGGVMSCRQVKAVMEKADAVEVLTGILYYGPELLRRLNACALATKSVTNTEAARDI, from the coding sequence GTGTTGATCCCGCCGGCCTCGTTGGTGGAGAGAATACCGCCGGAGGTCACCAGACGCCTAGGCAAGCTGTTCTTCTCAATCCCTCTGCCCAGCTGTAGGCCTAGCACTAAATGGCGCATAGGACGCGCCGAGACCTACGGCCCTGTCGGCGTCGCGGCTGGCCTGGACAAGGAGGGCCTCTACACGAGGGCCCTCTCGGCGTTCTGCCCCGGCTTCATAGTGGTGGGCTCCACTACGGCTAGGCCTAGGCGCGGCAACAAGCCTCCCCTAACCGCGAGGCTCTCGCCCCGCTCCCTAGTGAATGCCATGGGGCTCCCCAGCCCTGGCCTGCCCGTAGTCCTCGCCAGGATATCCAAAGTGGAATATCCCTTATTCGTCAGCGTCGCCGGATTTACGGCAGAAGAGCTACTACAACAAATTGAGTACGTAGAGAAGTACGGCCGCAACATTGAGGCGATCGAAGTAAATCTGTCCAGTCCCACCTACAAGGGGGCTTGGGACAAGGCGGCGCCGCTCCTGGCCTCGGCCAAAAAACAATTGTTTATAAAAGTCGGCCCTACCTCGGAGCTCAGAGCGTACTTCGAGCTCGCCAGGAGGAGTGGCCACGGCCTAGTCCTGACAAACACGTTGCCGGTGGACGATAGGAGGATAGGAGTCGGACGCGGCGGCGTCAGCGGCTTGTGGCTCTACTCCATAATGTTGAAAATGCTAGAAAAGGCGAGGGCCTACCTAGGTCGGGGCGTCCCCATAATAGCCGTGGGCGGCGTGATGAGCTGTAGACAGGTAAAGGCCGTGATGGAGAAGGCCGACGCCGTCGAGGTCCTCACCGGTATACTGTACTACGGCCCCGAGCTTTTGAGGAGGCTCAATGCCTGCGCGCTGGCAACCAAAAGCGTTACGAACACCGAAGCGGCTCGGGACATATAA
- the pyrE gene encoding orotate phosphoribosyltransferase, which yields MWEEFVKREILKFGDFQLSSGGRSPYYVDMRQVLAHPDLLRWVILKYGGLLRDIDFDVIVGVATGGIPYASILGFNMFKPIAYVRESRKWYGARREIEGAVWQGARAVVVDDVITTGESILQAINKLREAGAKVQAAVVFLDRQQCGVQRVEREAGVPVRAAYKILEVLEEVKSLIGPARYKEVLDYVTSHKC from the coding sequence ATGTGGGAGGAGTTCGTCAAGAGGGAGATCTTGAAGTTCGGCGACTTCCAGCTGTCCAGCGGGGGCCGTAGCCCCTACTACGTCGACATGAGGCAGGTGCTGGCCCACCCAGACCTGTTGAGGTGGGTCATTCTGAAGTACGGCGGCCTCCTTAGGGATATAGACTTCGACGTGATTGTAGGCGTAGCCACAGGCGGCATACCCTACGCGTCGATTTTGGGCTTCAATATGTTCAAGCCGATCGCATACGTAAGGGAGAGCAGGAAGTGGTACGGAGCACGTAGGGAGATAGAAGGCGCCGTCTGGCAGGGAGCCCGCGCGGTGGTGGTAGACGACGTGATAACCACAGGCGAGTCGATATTACAGGCGATAAACAAGTTGAGGGAGGCTGGGGCGAAGGTGCAGGCCGCAGTTGTGTTTCTCGACAGACAACAGTGCGGCGTCCAGAGGGTCGAGAGGGAGGCCGGCGTGCCCGTCAGGGCCGCCTACAAGATATTAGAGGTGTTAGAGGAAGTGAAGAGCTTGATAGGGCCTGCCAGATACAAAGAGGTGCTGGACTACGTCACTAGCCACAAGTGTTGA
- the pyrI gene encoding aspartate carbamoyltransferase regulatory subunit translates to MSATQLIVSKIENGTVIDHIPAGRALAVLRILGITGKEGLRVALVMNVESRKLGRKDIVKIEGRELTPEEVDVISAVAPTATINIIKNYEVVKKYKVRPPEVIKGRFKCRNPNCITNQHREHVVTSFILVKREPPVFACQYCGRYHTLEELV, encoded by the coding sequence ATGTCGGCCACACAGCTGATCGTCAGCAAGATCGAAAACGGCACCGTCATCGACCACATCCCGGCGGGCAGGGCTCTGGCCGTCCTCAGAATATTAGGCATAACGGGGAAGGAAGGACTTAGGGTCGCTCTGGTCATGAACGTAGAGTCTCGGAAGTTGGGCAGGAAGGACATAGTGAAGATAGAGGGGCGGGAGTTGACGCCTGAGGAGGTCGACGTGATCTCGGCGGTGGCCCCGACGGCCACTATCAATATAATTAAGAACTACGAGGTGGTGAAGAAATATAAAGTGAGGCCGCCTGAAGTCATCAAGGGCAGATTTAAGTGTCGAAATCCCAATTGTATAACCAACCAACATAGAGAACACGTGGTGACCTCATTTATATTGGTCAAAAGGGAGCCGCCGGTGTTCGCCTGCCAGTACTGCGGACGGTATCACACATTGGAGGAGCTAGTTTAA
- a CDS encoding orotidine 5'-phosphate decarboxylase / HUMPS family protein → MYPVVVALDVEMKKALEVAEVLRHDVAGFKVGWDLILEAGLDAVRAVSRYGPVVVDLKLADVPHIVSRILDKLIAAGACCAIAHGFLLPSLQADQRLYVLVKMTARSLYDDLWRQLLDKVAGFRGVVAPGNQPEAVREARRALGCSARIISPGIGAQGGRPGDAIRAGADLEIVGRYLLEDPARIAEWKGARPYCGNTL, encoded by the coding sequence ATGTATCCAGTCGTGGTGGCCCTAGATGTCGAGATGAAAAAGGCGCTGGAGGTCGCCGAGGTCTTGAGGCACGACGTTGCGGGGTTTAAGGTGGGCTGGGACTTAATCTTAGAGGCCGGCCTTGACGCCGTGAGGGCTGTGTCTAGATACGGGCCGGTCGTAGTCGACTTAAAGCTTGCCGATGTGCCCCACATAGTTTCGCGTATATTGGACAAGTTGATAGCGGCCGGGGCTTGTTGCGCTATAGCTCACGGCTTCTTGTTGCCGAGCCTTCAGGCGGACCAGCGGCTTTACGTCTTGGTGAAAATGACGGCCAGAAGCCTATACGACGACTTGTGGCGCCAACTGCTGGACAAAGTCGCCGGCTTTAGGGGAGTGGTGGCGCCTGGCAACCAGCCAGAGGCGGTTCGAGAGGCCAGGAGGGCCCTGGGCTGTTCTGCCAGGATCATATCGCCCGGCATTGGGGCCCAGGGGGGGAGGCCGGGGGACGCCATAAGGGCCGGGGCCGACTTAGAGATCGTGGGGAGGTACCTCCTAGAGGACCCAGCCAGGATAGCCGAGTGGAAAGGCGCGCGGCCGTATTGCGGAAATACGCTTTAA